In a genomic window of Choristoneura fumiferana chromosome 19, NRCan_CFum_1, whole genome shotgun sequence:
- the LOC141438712 gene encoding uncharacterized protein isoform X1, which yields MIMTGICRLCLSYSTQNMISLSECEASITIVLSIQISPIELLPNQVCTMCSDKLKGLKEFQTQVHRNEQILKNHLNQGSECLNIFYKTIKNSIKEETRKSITTDVTDNKLVEKNELDMKQLKVEEDLNLEQGIDYDSEDELPLVDIKKENNDDSSKPGIEMVINDFKFKCLTCFDKLQNQVDLVNHYNNVHKTKVKNKHSYTLVKDDDKVLYKCVACGVTYDCRKKITRHSQIYNEERFHCKICGRTYKTVSEIIRHGRAHDGPKVACSFGCGFASVYSGALKTHEDRHRQEYKYKCETCNKSFQVKTWYEQHQNIHKGLKPFVCQICGLAFHMDRYLTSHRSSVHPNASPLNRYVCVHCSKPCGTMKALTLHLKEHGITSSLLCDLCGKSVSTTEQLKKHRLTHSGIKPFACKSCDKTFSKKFNLKLHQITHTGERAHACESCGKQYTQRSALIRHVNRHHKPQQK from the exons ATGATTATGACTGGTATCTGTAGACTTTGTTTATCATATTCAACGCAAAACATGATATCTTTAAGTGAATGCGAGGCTTCTATAACCATTGTTTTGAGTATACAA ATATCACCGATTGAATTACTCCCGAACCAAGTTTGCACCATGTGTTCAGACAAACTAAAAGGATTAAAAGAGTTTCAGACACAGGTCCATAGAAATgaacaaatacttaaaaatcACTTAAATCAGGGATCAGAATGCcttaatatcttttataaaacaataaaaaattcaataaaagaAGAAACAAGGAAATCAATAACTACGGATGTTACAGATAATAAGTTAGTTGAAAAAAATGAACTGGATATGAAACAGTTAAAGGTGGAAGAAGATTTGAATTTAGAACAAGGCATAGATTATGATTCAGAAGATGAATTGCCTCTTGTGGAcattaaaaaggaaaataatgATGATAGTAGCAAACCAGGAATTGAAATGGTTATcaatgattttaaatttaaatgtcttACTTGTTTTGATAAATTACAAAATCAGGTAGATTTAGTTAATCATTATAACAATGTTCATAAGACTAAGGTGAAAAACAAACACAGTTACACTTTAGTTAAGGATGATGATAAAGTTTTGTACAAATGTGTAGCTTGCGGTGTAACTTATGactgtagaaaaaaaataacaagacaTAGTCAAATTTACAACGAGGAAAGATTTCACTGTAAAATTTGTG GTCGGACATATAAAACAGTTTCTGAGATCATTCGGCATGGCAGAGCCCATGACGGTCCAAAGGTGGCCTGTTCGTTCGGGTGCGGTTTCGCTTCTGTTTACTCTGGAGCACTGAAGACCCACGAGGATAGACATAGGCAAGAATACAAG TATAAATGCGAGACATGTAACAAGAGTTTCCAGGTAAAGACCTGGTATGAACAACATCAGAACATACACAAGGGCCTCAAACCATTTGTGTGCCAAATATGTGGCCTGGCTTTCCATATGGATCG ATACTTGACGTCACATCGGAGCTCTGTTCATCCCAATGCGTCTCCATTAAACCGATACGTTTGCGTCCACTGCTCCAAGCCTTGTGGGACTATGAAAGCTCTCACTCTACATTTGAAG GAGCACGGAATAACGTCGAGTTTGCTTTGCGATTTGTGCGGCAAATCGGTGTCCACAACAGAACAGCTCAAGAAACATAGACTTACACATTCCGGGATCAAGCCCTTCGCTTGCAA atcGTGCGACAAGACCTTTTCAAAGAAGTTCAACTTGAAGCTGCATCAGATCACACACACAGGCGAACGCGCGCATGCGTGTGAGTCGTGCGGGAAACAGTACACACAGAGGAGCGCGTTGATACGACATGTAAATAG
- the LOC141438712 gene encoding uncharacterized protein isoform X2 — MCSDKLKGLKEFQTQVHRNEQILKNHLNQGSECLNIFYKTIKNSIKEETRKSITTDVTDNKLVEKNELDMKQLKVEEDLNLEQGIDYDSEDELPLVDIKKENNDDSSKPGIEMVINDFKFKCLTCFDKLQNQVDLVNHYNNVHKTKVKNKHSYTLVKDDDKVLYKCVACGVTYDCRKKITRHSQIYNEERFHCKICGRTYKTVSEIIRHGRAHDGPKVACSFGCGFASVYSGALKTHEDRHRQEYKYKCETCNKSFQVKTWYEQHQNIHKGLKPFVCQICGLAFHMDRYLTSHRSSVHPNASPLNRYVCVHCSKPCGTMKALTLHLKEHGITSSLLCDLCGKSVSTTEQLKKHRLTHSGIKPFACKSCDKTFSKKFNLKLHQITHTGERAHACESCGKQYTQRSALIRHVNRHHKPQQK, encoded by the exons ATGTGTTCAGACAAACTAAAAGGATTAAAAGAGTTTCAGACACAGGTCCATAGAAATgaacaaatacttaaaaatcACTTAAATCAGGGATCAGAATGCcttaatatcttttataaaacaataaaaaattcaataaaagaAGAAACAAGGAAATCAATAACTACGGATGTTACAGATAATAAGTTAGTTGAAAAAAATGAACTGGATATGAAACAGTTAAAGGTGGAAGAAGATTTGAATTTAGAACAAGGCATAGATTATGATTCAGAAGATGAATTGCCTCTTGTGGAcattaaaaaggaaaataatgATGATAGTAGCAAACCAGGAATTGAAATGGTTATcaatgattttaaatttaaatgtcttACTTGTTTTGATAAATTACAAAATCAGGTAGATTTAGTTAATCATTATAACAATGTTCATAAGACTAAGGTGAAAAACAAACACAGTTACACTTTAGTTAAGGATGATGATAAAGTTTTGTACAAATGTGTAGCTTGCGGTGTAACTTATGactgtagaaaaaaaataacaagacaTAGTCAAATTTACAACGAGGAAAGATTTCACTGTAAAATTTGTG GTCGGACATATAAAACAGTTTCTGAGATCATTCGGCATGGCAGAGCCCATGACGGTCCAAAGGTGGCCTGTTCGTTCGGGTGCGGTTTCGCTTCTGTTTACTCTGGAGCACTGAAGACCCACGAGGATAGACATAGGCAAGAATACAAG TATAAATGCGAGACATGTAACAAGAGTTTCCAGGTAAAGACCTGGTATGAACAACATCAGAACATACACAAGGGCCTCAAACCATTTGTGTGCCAAATATGTGGCCTGGCTTTCCATATGGATCG ATACTTGACGTCACATCGGAGCTCTGTTCATCCCAATGCGTCTCCATTAAACCGATACGTTTGCGTCCACTGCTCCAAGCCTTGTGGGACTATGAAAGCTCTCACTCTACATTTGAAG GAGCACGGAATAACGTCGAGTTTGCTTTGCGATTTGTGCGGCAAATCGGTGTCCACAACAGAACAGCTCAAGAAACATAGACTTACACATTCCGGGATCAAGCCCTTCGCTTGCAA atcGTGCGACAAGACCTTTTCAAAGAAGTTCAACTTGAAGCTGCATCAGATCACACACACAGGCGAACGCGCGCATGCGTGTGAGTCGTGCGGGAAACAGTACACACAGAGGAGCGCGTTGATACGACATGTAAATAG
- the LOC141438711 gene encoding uncharacterized protein isoform X2: MPKLLFMLFFCLVPLSFQYSRSSPCPNPELKHGRVRGRPGARIARFLCNPHYELVGNKYANCRFGEWDVPLPVCVRAGCNDIELENGISFPTHRGAWLVFYCFPGYKLVGSSAAYCDGYRWNATTPKCVPEKGMEPQLSCDFESEGLCGWRQDDLHDFDWSRLNTKTPSAFLYTGPSYDHTLGKGQSGYYMFIESTSRLTNESARLISPIYDGKLAKNGCFSFFYHMYGKSIGGLRVYQIPEGLHQLHGNLSWSDKQDYLLFEKWGEHGDFWFRNVSKLNDTAANFQIVIEGIRGHSFTSDIAIDDVAILQGAECEEAISTAVTPPEFPSETCAGRCDIFGKSAAPAGRVCACSAACVTDDNCCPDFYEICVFDYGTGSAGKYATDSRTSDQPLTEKLIRTPSTPPTTSTTTSTTPQPTTTSTSTTSTTTSTTSTTTTTTRRPSSAPRPTTVTTSTSTRNIPSTTTTTTTTRKPARITSTAKIAPTTRRTIASTNRPTPRTLTVRPSNYTTSRAPSTTRMTSISPTTRRRRVLQNTTSVWSDAAKSKMEHAIQARKDVAEKTSSSSGATAAILSTLGLAACCVGAALVLRGARGRAALARLRGRTAADPEVRYLTRDDD; the protein is encoded by the exons atgcccaaattattatttatgttgtttttctGCTTAGTGCCGTTGAGTTTTC AATACTCCCGCTCCTCACCGTGCCCCAACCCCGAGCTGAAGCACGGGCGCGTGCGCGGGCGCCCGGGCGCGCGCATCGCCCGCTTCCTTTGCAACCCCCACTACGAACTAGTGGGCAATAAGTACGCCAACTGCCGCTTCGGGGAGTGGGATGTGCCGCTGCCCGTTTGTGTTC gtGCCGGCTGCAACGACATAGAACTAGAAAACGGTATTTCGTTCCCTACCCATCGGGGGGCTTGGCTTGTGTTCTACTGCTTCCCGGGATATAAGTTAGTTGGGTCTTCCGCTGCTTACTGCGATGGTTACCGATGGAATGCGACGACGCCTAAATGCGTGCCTG AAAAAGGCATGGAACCGCAGTTGAGCTGCGACTTTGAATCTGAAGGGCTGTGCGGTTGGCGTCAGGACGATCTGCATGATTTTGATTGGTCACGGCTGAATACGAAGACTCCTAGCGCTTTTCTCTACACGGGACCTTCGTATGATCACACCCTCGGGAAAGGACAATCAG GTTACTACATGTTCATTGAAAGCACTTCGAGACTAACGAACGAGTCTGCGCGCCTCATCTCTCCTATATACGACGGCAAGTTGGCCAAGAATGGATGCTTCTCTTTCTTCTACCACATGTATGGCAA AAGCATCGGTGGCCTCCGAGTCTATCAGATACCGGAGGGCTTACACCAGCTCCACGGGAATCTAAGCTGGAGCGACAAGCAAGATTACCTCCTGTTTGAGAAATGGGGGGAGCACGGGGACTTCTGGTTCAGGAACGTGTCCAAACTCAACGATACGGCGGCCAATTTTCAA ATAGTGATCGAGGGTATCCGAGGACACAGCTTCACCAGCGATATAGCAATCGACGACGTCGCCATCTTGCAAGGAGCTGAATGCGAGGAGGCCATCAGTACAGCTGTAACGCCACCAGAATTCC caTCGGAAACCTGCGCCGGCCGCTGCGACATTTTCGGCAAGAGCGCAGCCCCGGCTGGCCGCGTGTGCGCATGCAGCGCCGCGTGCGTCACCGACGACAACTGCTGTCCCGACTTCTACGAGATCTGCGTCTTCGACTACG GCACAGGCTCAGCAGGCAAATATGCGACAGACAGCCGCACCTCAGACCAACCTCTGACCGAAAAACTCATACGAACACCGTCAACTCCACCAACAACAAGCACCACTACTTCAACAACACCACAACCAACAACAACTTCAACATCAACAACTTCAACAACAACATCAACAActtcaacaacaacaactactaCTCGCAGACCATCCTCAGCACCTCGACCAACTACAGTCACAACTTCAACATCAACAAGAAATATACCTTCAACTACAACTACAACTACGACCACTAGAAAACCCGCTCGAATTACATCTACAGCTAAAATAGCTCCTACTACTAGACGTACTATTGCTTCTACTAATAGACCTACACCTAGAACATTGACAGTTCGACCTTCAAATTATACTACTAGTCGTGCACCATCTACAACTAGAATGACTAGTATTTCACCAACAACAAGACGAAGAAGAGTACTGCAAAATACTACTTCAGTGTGGTCTGATGCTGCTAAGTCAAAGATGGAGCATGCAATTCAAGCCAGAAAAGATGTAGCAGAAAAGACTTCTT CATCGTCAGGCGCCACAGCAGCGATCCTGAGCACGCTGGGTCTGGCGGCGTGCTGCGTCGGCGCAGCGTTAGTgctgcgcggcgcgcgcggccgggcggcgctggcgcggctgcgcgggcgcaccgCAGCCGACCCCGAGGTGCGGTATCTCACCAGAGATGATGATTAA
- the LOC141438711 gene encoding uncharacterized protein isoform X1: MPKLLFMLFFCLVPLSFQYSRSSPCPNPELKHGRVRGRPGARIARFLCNPHYELVGNKYANCRFGEWDVPLPVCVRAGCNDIELENGISFPTHRGAWLVFYCFPGYKLVGSSAAYCDGYRWNATTPKCVPEKGMEPQLSCDFESEGLCGWRQDDLHDFDWSRLNTKTPSAFLYTGPSYDHTLGKGQSGYYMFIESTSRLTNESARLISPIYDGKLAKNGCFSFFYHMYGKSIGGLRVYQIPEGLHQLHGNLSWSDKQDYLLFEKWGEHGDFWFRNVSKLNDTAANFQIVIEGIRGHSFTSDIAIDDVAILQGAECEEAISTAVTPPEFPSETCAGRCDIFGKSAAPAGRVCACSAACVTDDNCCPDFYEICVFDYGTGSAGKYATDSRTSDQPLTEKLIRTPSTPPTTSTTTSTTPQPTTTSTSTTSTTTSTTSTTTTTTRRPSSAPRPTTVTTSTSTRNIPSTTTTTTTTRKPARITSTAKIAPTTRRTIASTNRPTPRTLTVRPSNYTTSRAPSTTRMTSISPTTRRRRVLQNTTSVWSDAAKSKMEHAIQARKDVAEKTSSASSGATAAILSTLGLAACCVGAALVLRGARGRAALARLRGRTAADPEVRYLTRDDD; this comes from the exons atgcccaaattattatttatgttgtttttctGCTTAGTGCCGTTGAGTTTTC AATACTCCCGCTCCTCACCGTGCCCCAACCCCGAGCTGAAGCACGGGCGCGTGCGCGGGCGCCCGGGCGCGCGCATCGCCCGCTTCCTTTGCAACCCCCACTACGAACTAGTGGGCAATAAGTACGCCAACTGCCGCTTCGGGGAGTGGGATGTGCCGCTGCCCGTTTGTGTTC gtGCCGGCTGCAACGACATAGAACTAGAAAACGGTATTTCGTTCCCTACCCATCGGGGGGCTTGGCTTGTGTTCTACTGCTTCCCGGGATATAAGTTAGTTGGGTCTTCCGCTGCTTACTGCGATGGTTACCGATGGAATGCGACGACGCCTAAATGCGTGCCTG AAAAAGGCATGGAACCGCAGTTGAGCTGCGACTTTGAATCTGAAGGGCTGTGCGGTTGGCGTCAGGACGATCTGCATGATTTTGATTGGTCACGGCTGAATACGAAGACTCCTAGCGCTTTTCTCTACACGGGACCTTCGTATGATCACACCCTCGGGAAAGGACAATCAG GTTACTACATGTTCATTGAAAGCACTTCGAGACTAACGAACGAGTCTGCGCGCCTCATCTCTCCTATATACGACGGCAAGTTGGCCAAGAATGGATGCTTCTCTTTCTTCTACCACATGTATGGCAA AAGCATCGGTGGCCTCCGAGTCTATCAGATACCGGAGGGCTTACACCAGCTCCACGGGAATCTAAGCTGGAGCGACAAGCAAGATTACCTCCTGTTTGAGAAATGGGGGGAGCACGGGGACTTCTGGTTCAGGAACGTGTCCAAACTCAACGATACGGCGGCCAATTTTCAA ATAGTGATCGAGGGTATCCGAGGACACAGCTTCACCAGCGATATAGCAATCGACGACGTCGCCATCTTGCAAGGAGCTGAATGCGAGGAGGCCATCAGTACAGCTGTAACGCCACCAGAATTCC caTCGGAAACCTGCGCCGGCCGCTGCGACATTTTCGGCAAGAGCGCAGCCCCGGCTGGCCGCGTGTGCGCATGCAGCGCCGCGTGCGTCACCGACGACAACTGCTGTCCCGACTTCTACGAGATCTGCGTCTTCGACTACG GCACAGGCTCAGCAGGCAAATATGCGACAGACAGCCGCACCTCAGACCAACCTCTGACCGAAAAACTCATACGAACACCGTCAACTCCACCAACAACAAGCACCACTACTTCAACAACACCACAACCAACAACAACTTCAACATCAACAACTTCAACAACAACATCAACAActtcaacaacaacaactactaCTCGCAGACCATCCTCAGCACCTCGACCAACTACAGTCACAACTTCAACATCAACAAGAAATATACCTTCAACTACAACTACAACTACGACCACTAGAAAACCCGCTCGAATTACATCTACAGCTAAAATAGCTCCTACTACTAGACGTACTATTGCTTCTACTAATAGACCTACACCTAGAACATTGACAGTTCGACCTTCAAATTATACTACTAGTCGTGCACCATCTACAACTAGAATGACTAGTATTTCACCAACAACAAGACGAAGAAGAGTACTGCAAAATACTACTTCAGTGTGGTCTGATGCTGCTAAGTCAAAGATGGAGCATGCAATTCAAGCCAGAAAAGATGTAGCAGAAAAGACTTCTT CAGCATCGTCAGGCGCCACAGCAGCGATCCTGAGCACGCTGGGTCTGGCGGCGTGCTGCGTCGGCGCAGCGTTAGTgctgcgcggcgcgcgcggccgggcggcgctggcgcggctgcgcgggcgcaccgCAGCCGACCCCGAGGTGCGGTATCTCACCAGAGATGATGATTAA
- the LOC141438770 gene encoding uncharacterized protein, with translation MNKNAENCNAENSAESPPRPRRRSSFFERRSIVPEPTMDIDVDEEKCEEDDDKQLRQYYAQLMSEKEQWKAEVKHRRGILHDAELQLNMAKKSDKVRINYSILSNEDIEFLRGKPNLTDLVDSVKKLQKATTATYALYKRLGELDNVILEKAESQVERMTRHLLENSAGIS, from the exons ATGAATAAGAATGCAGAAAATTGCAACGCTGAGAATTCCGCGGAGTCGCCACCACGTCCGCGGCGTCGTTCGAGTTTTTTTGAACGCAGAAGCATCG TGCCCGAACCGACGATGGATATTGATGTTGACGAAGAAAAATGTGAAGAAGATGATGACAAGCAACTCAGACA GTACTATGCTCAACTAATGAGTGAAAAAGAACAATGGAAGGCGGAGGTGAAACATAGACGAGGCATACTGCATGATGCCGAATT GCAGCTTAACATGGCAAAGAAATCTGACAAGGTCAGGATAAACTACAGCATTCTGTCAAATGAGGACATCGAGTTCCTCCGAGGCAAACCCAACTTGACAGACCTCGTTGACAGTGTCAAGAAGCTTCAAAAGGCCACCACTGCAACCTACGCACTGTACAAGAGGTTGGGAGAACTGGATAATGTAATATTGGAGAAAGCTGAGAGCCAAGTGGAGAGAATGACCAGGCATTTGTTGGAGAATAGTGCGGGGATTAGTTAA